The Apostichopus japonicus isolate 1M-3 chromosome 20, ASM3797524v1, whole genome shotgun sequence nucleotide sequence TCCAATGTGGCTCATCTTTTAAAAACCCAGAGAGTTTTCAAAATCTTTTGATGTCATTGCAATACAAAGTATTACCTTGCATTGATATCATAAGTAGACCCTAAAGTACTCGGCTTGTTACTTGTTTCACAGTTTACGCTAGTTTTGTTTGTTGATTTCTGTAGCTTTATTTTATGGCTTTCCTTGACAAACTCTTTTAGACATCAACCTGGTTTGCCAAGCCTCATTCCCTGTCTCCTCTACACTGTGCACGATACGGCTGGAAGAATGTTGATGTTGATTCTCTGTCCTGCGTCAGTTGCAAACAAGTTCTGTATGTCTCTCTACCTCATCCTTGGCAGAAAGAGGAGTGTAAGAAGTTTAAGCAAATTAATCTTCCCCTGTTCCCAGTTTGTTGATGAAATCAAGGCTTAAAATAAGTGATGGATTTATAACAAATTGTGAGAATGCCTGTTCAGTTTGCTGTGCCTCTAAATCTCTCACTGAATTGAAAGTAGAGATTTTTTTTGCCCTTTTGGTAGGATAGTTGCCATTTTGATTTGCCCTTTGAAGTTTGCAATTTTAGCCAGGCAGATTAAAAATGTATTGTGATAACTACTTAGGGCTGTTATTTACAGTAGCTAGGATTGGATATTGTCAACAGGAGAATGTTGCTCACTTTGAGTATGTTATGAGTCACAATATGCATCACTATGAAACAAGGGTTCAATTTGTAGAAGTACTCAAAAAGGACTCTGGAGCTGGATGTGCAAGTACTTGTTTAAGAGTGTTCAACGTTGCTCCATCGTATCCATGCTTGCCATAGATCATTTGCCTCTAGATTTTGGAGTCCTCTTTTCACACTCAATCTATCTGTTTAATTTCAGATTCCTTATCCTGTGACAAAGTGAAAGAGAAACTCATCTCAACTCATGGAAATATTTGTCCATGGCCAGAAAGTCCATCACCAGgtaccaacattttttttacttttgatatttattattCAATACTCCGAACTCGAAAGTAGAATTGTCAAATGGAAAATAACAGAACCGTTGAACAGAGGATATCAACCCCTTTCTCGACTAAGTGAACCATCCAGCCCTTAGTGGATGGCAATCCCTATGTAGTCCTTTCTTTGTTGGGGGTGCCTATCAGATGTTACAATACCTTGATTACCATGTAACCAAGGGATCTCACTCCAGTTTCATTTGATGCAACCCAGAAAAGTAGTAAGGAATAGAGATTTTAAAGAAACAGTCAGCTTTTTTGTCAAACAGATATTTTGGATAGAAAACTTATTACAAAACATGTgcacaatatttattttagtttatatCTAGAGGTGCTATTGCATTTTTATTTgacttcaaattttgttttgctgCTGTCTACTTCAGGTCTGTCCAGGTAGAATAATTACTCACTTGAAATTCTtgttaaattttcttttgttttcagaaTCATTTGTCAAGATATCAATGGTTCACCACAAGCAACAAGTCGCCTTGTATCACCAGAGGGTGTCTGACCTCACAAATATAACCAAACATCTGCCAAGATTCGATTTTTCAGTCCTAGCAGATCAGGTAAGATCAAGCAATAAgtcattcaatcaatcaatcaattacaTTCACCAGtgacaaaatcaaacaaatgcTCTAAAGTTCAAATTACTGTTGAAGGGccatttgaaaaaatatatatatataattttaccaTCAGAGAAGTCAGCAGGACATAACTTGTTCTTATTTAATTTCTTCTGCTTGATAACTTGTAGACATGTTATTTACttacttatttatttctttattaatatatttcttgatttattatctatatatttatttgttatcattttgtTTCATCTCTCAGAATGAAGAAGATGCTTTCATTCTGAAAAGCTTGAGAGAGTATACAATGGAGAAAGTGGAGAGTGGAGAGAATGTTGATGAAGATGAATGGAACATGATCATCCTCCTTGCTCTATTTGGCTGGCAGAAGAGGTAAAAGCTGTATTTCTTCTCCCTGAGTGCATGCAAGAAACACAGGGGCAAGGGGTGGATAGCTGCCCTATTGCATCAAATGAGCCAACTGAATTGTTTAAGTGTAAAAGAAAGTGCATCTGGGATAACACCACCAGAAATTGCAAGCATTGTACTAATTCTAAGGGAATTAAacacatttttaatttctttaagcCGAGCCTAATTGGTAGCCATGTTTAGTGGGGAGTTTCGTAGGGAGATGGGGGAGTTGCTTACTAATTAAAACAACATGCTAACTTTCTTTGGATATAGAGTTCCTTTTGAGACTGTAAAGATACATGAATTTCATATCTGTTCACCTTTCTTTGTTTGTTGCAGTGGTGATCCATCCTTACCAGTAGTATCGTGTGAATGTTGTAGAAAACAGGCAGGTCTCTGGAACTATACACAGAGAAAGGCTGACACGGATGTGAAAGGAGAAGAAAACGTTGACGAGAAACAGAAGGAGGAAGATGTTGAACCACCTCAGAAAAGAATTAAAGTATGATACATCCTTTTGATATATCTCAAAATATcttcattaaatatttttcGAAACAGTTATATTAAGGCCGGTCTTCCCTTTGATATCTTGACTGTCATGAGAGTCAGGAGGTGAGTTTGACATTTGCGCATGTACTAATGAAACAGTGCAGCATCTccatatatgcatgtatattgGAGCTTGAATGTGTGCTACACACATGTGGcatatgaatgtatgtatgtttttcagatcctcctgcaaccaggaactcacgaagaagcctcattggcttatgaaAGCCGCAAGCTAACCGAAGTcggtctcttagattcatttttaacgtccatgattatgaattgtcaattgtcaacaactctgtaactggacgacatacattaatcttggagtgactcaaactccggaccttataattgaaaggcaccggcgttaaccactgagctaacacgcctaatatatatatatatacctttatgTCTCTCTGTTTCCGTGGTGTATTGGTCTAGCGCCATAACATGCTATTCACATTAAATTTGCATGTTTCATTATTATACATGGTCCACAAGGATTGACCTTGCTTAAAAGTTGTTTGAATCTAATAAGTTAAATGCTCCCTTATTTGAGATGTTTGgagttatataatattttaaccATTTCACTTTTATGTTTATCTGTTAGGATTTCCCTGTGTACTTTATCAGTATCTGCAAGTGCCCTTTAAGCTTGCAATGTTGCCATGGTTTTCATGGACATCTGTCAcaatattttgaatgaaataGTCAACTCAACATGTCTCTCGTTTCTTTTATAATTTCAGAAAGTAAACCAGTCAACTTTTAACCCGGCAGTGGAGCATAGACCGTGGTGCCCTTGGTTACTCCCTAGTTCAACAGATCAAAATCTCGCTACACAAGAAGATGATAATTTCAAACCAGCATGGCAGTTACTTCTAGATGTTTTACTCTCCAAAGCAAATCCTTCGAAATTTGGAACAACATCACCTCTCACAAATAAAACACAGGTTGGCATCGATTTACATTTTTCCATGTATTTTGTAAAGTTACAAAATTCTGAATAATGTTAAAAGTATTTGGATATGTGTTACCTGCTTACTTTCTTTACACTGCTAGTATGAAATAGGCAATTGACTTGTAACACAGTAACACAATTGACTGTAACACACTTGTAATGCAATTGGCTGTAACAGAGCCAGCTGTATACATGTGCAATGTAATATCTAAAAGTGTAGGTGTACAACACTTTCACGGAGGACCAACCTAGGCTAACCTAGCCTACTGTACTTTCCACATAGGAATAGGGGTAGAAATTTTTTATGTCATTTAAAAGGTATGCTAATTACCAGCTAATTGCACCTTCTAAGGACACAAGAAATATATCACATTTTTATTACATTGCCTTAGTTGCCAGAGTTTAGTGTCACACATTGGTCACGTTCATTTTTGAACACAATTATGTAACTTTACATGATTATGTAATTACGAAatgtaacaaatttgttttcacTACTTGTTACTAGTTACTTACACTCTCTGCAGTACATGGTATGATCCAGGGTAAACTTAGGGTTTTTCAGGAACAGGGTCCACTTTCCTTTAGAGGTGGCCCTTTGTTCACAGGTTGTTTGGGTGGAACCAATGGTCCCTGGAACTTAACCCAGGGTTCATTTGGCAAACTTGAAATCTATAATATTTCAATTCTTATGGATTTACAGATCTATAATGCAGCAACAAGGTTGCACGACTGAGAGATTTTACATTTGCTCTTCATTTCTGCTCTAAAAAGATAAGAATTGTGTCCTAGAGCAGTTGATTGGTTAAGTGTTAGTAGGCAATTTAAAAATTGGCTCCTACTGGCATGTTTTCTCAAGGCTGTGAGAAAGCTGTTTGGCAAAGTTATGGGTACACTATGGTCCCTGGTCCTCATTTATTTTACACTTTTGGCTTTGGTAGTATCATATGAAACATGTCTTCCTATGAGAATCTGTTCACATGCGAGGTAATATTAGAAAATAATTGATGTTTGGAGTGTAGTGCTAAATACTAAATAATAAGACCTTTGAGGAAGGGTAAATGTTTGATAgtgaaaatttttggtttttctaCGAGAATCAGAAATCTCTTTCCCTTTCTTCTTCGTTTGACTTAATTGCTATAATTGGCACAGATGAAGAAATCACAAAACTTTAAAATCTTGATCTAGAGGTAGCAATGAACTTCTCAGAGGGCTGTTTGAACAGGGTGGATATTTTCTGCACACCACATAAATGTCACACCAAGTGCCACCTTGACACTGAATTATTATAATGATAAACAgcctgatttgttttgtttgaagcattttattttcatcaatCTTTTTATCTATTTCTCAAGCATTTTTGTATTATAGTCTGCAATTGTTCATCTACGAGAAATTTCATCCCGTCTGATAATGACTTTAATTTTGTTCTTGACATTGTCGTTAATATATAAGTAATatgactttcttttgttttcgtCCTTCATCTCGTTTATCCTCAGACTCCTCCAAGTAGCGCATGGAAGGCTGTGAGGAGAATAGTTTCATTCTGGCAAAGTAACGAGACTCCTCAAAAGGCTGTGCCAAAGACGTGAGGTGTTGGTGGATCATCTCTGCATCTGAAGAAAGGACAGTCACTTAGTCTTGTATAGGAGATATGTCAAGAAGCTTAGATACCGGGTGAATGTCAGGTGACCATCAGGTGACAATCAGGTGACCAAGTAACGATCAGGTGACCAAACTGAGGACAGCAGGCTTGGAAGTGTGGTTAGACTTAATGCCTGTCTTAAGGACATTTACCAGTTTGCCATGGACAAAGAGTGATAACTCAATTACATCTAATATGTAATAACTAATTACATATGTGATAATTATATGTGATAACTAATTACATCAGAGATTTGAAGAAAGGAAGAGTTTTAGCTGAcaccattttttgttttaaactcaTACTAAGGTATCTGTCAGTCAGTATTGATGGATATAAGTAACAGGAGACTCACACCTTACCATCAGTTTTAGTCTATCTGATGGAAATAACGTCGTGAACAACAACTCCCCCAAAGCAGCTTAGAAAAACCAtcttccatttgggagatatcacagatttagtGTTTTGTCACTTACCAggctggagacttgatcaagtctaaatgtgaCACCATTGGGCCACGTGTGATGTatttaaaaaagttttttgTTGATATATACAATGTTTAGTTTCTGTAATGGAGACGGGTTTTGCAAATGCTTAAATACAGAATGCTTGAACTAATGATGACAATTGTTTCAGTGTCAaaactgttaacattttatcttgaaaacatgaaaagcataacaaagagaaaataaaaggtttgagatcctagtggcactatgacatcacagattcacACAATCACAGCTCCCAGACAGGACATTTAAACTAAGATTTATCCCAATCAGAACAAGCATACTGTATTttagctgtttggggaaaaTTTTCTTGAAAAGGAACCCTCACATATGACCCAACGATGATAGTTGGGTTGATGTCCCATTTAAGTTTGCTTAATACTACTGTCCATAGTTTACAAATCTAAGCTGGACTTTGACTGTTTATTATGCTTGATAAACCTACCCGTGGGATCAATCGCTCTTGTAGTTATACTTCCTTCCAATGTTAATATATGCATGTATTATGCACTCTACACAAATATAGCAAACTACTATACTGTAGCTCAActgtttttgaaattttctgCTCTTATAAAGcactgttcattcatacttagtaaagattcctaaatcctattggtccattcaggtcagctgaccgtggttaatcctgtgagtaacgcacggtaaaattacggggcatcactttaataaaactttggttatatgtaaccaaaaatgttttgttttatttttcccccacacaaatggtagtgtatgaatgaacggggttaatcaacggtctagcatgcgttactcacatgattaatgcactccgggtgttaatgctattgctggatgcactcgggctccgccctcgtgcatcgcttgcattatcccccgatcgtgcattaatcctgtgagtaacgccgttgattaaccccttattataTGAAACATAAAAGACAGTCTTGGTAGTGAGAGACTATAAAAGTCTATAAGATGACCAAAACTCTGAAAAATCAGGTAGCTATATGCTGTCAAGAATCTAGCAGGCATTATTGAAAATACTAACTACTTGATATATCACTTTACTtgaatcattattatttatattttcttttgtatgaTCTATACAAAGGTCAATACAGGTTGTTTAGAAGTCTAATTTCAAGAAGGATTTTCCAGTAACTGCTATTAAGACTAATTCATGGAAGATATCATAATGCACGGAAGATTTCACAAATTCATAATCCCAGTGGAGTTTGCGTATATCgtgcattttaaatatataatgaatTTCCATGAAACAAGTTACATCTGTAGTTTGTACATGTTTGTAATTATGACAATTAAACAATATCACCAGCAAGGAGACAGACTTGGGTAAGTATTTGAcatgttaccatggttactgacTGACTTATCACTTTGCAGTTATGAAATTAATTCAGATTTAAATGTACCTGAACTTGCTTCTCACACAATAACTAAGTCTCTCATGGTTTTACCTAGTATCTATATCAGTATATGTTTGATAAATTTATTACGATGACCTAATAATGTGAAAGCTTGACTAGTGCGACCGTTGGCTATTGTACCATTTCTAGTGTTAAGTGTGGTAGAGTATTTCAAACCTGTGATTTCAGCCCATGATAGTTTAAGTATCATTATCAATAGAGAGATAGTAAGTCCTCGATTTGAAAGCTATGCAAAGCCTCTCTGGGCTTCTCTAGCATGCCAAGGATATAATTACAGCATGCCAAGATCTTCTTGCACATCCATTCACTTCTTTCTCgtaacatgtttgttttacaatttataCATAAGCTTTGATAATCAGTgacaataaaatatgttttttcaaTACAAAGCACTTATTTGTCCTCTTGATTTGTATTGTTTCATTTGTTATGGGGGTACTGGCATATTAGACCCCTCCCTCCTTTAAGTATGGGTTGTTTTTGTTGTACCTTGTCCTTCCATTTCAACAGCACCTGGACTTCACTCtctttttgttattgtttgaagTACTCAACTACTTTAATGTGGCAGCTAGTGCACATAATCTGTTATTTGGGGAAGGATTTATTTGGACCATGATCTGACCATAACTTATTACTTAATCATGTTCAAATTTGCTTTAGTTCGAGTCTTCGACAGATGATACACTAAAAGAGTGATGAGTGAAGTGagtttatgaaataatattttgtcGGGAGAAGTTTGTCGGTAATAGCAGTAATACAGTACTGATAATTATATAAAGAACGCAGTGTGCCAAAAATGGTTTTACTGTTCTGTAATAAAATAGCTCTAATGCTTCACATGAACAAAGAAACGGAAGGTCTTTCATCATGTGCAGGGACTAAGTAACATTCCTGGCATGGTGTAAACTAAAAAAATATTGTGATGGCGCTATTGCGAAATACATCCTTACTGTAATCCTCGTACTGATTTATGTCATGAATACATCTCAGGGACACCTACAATGAATTGTTCCATTGATTTACACACTTTTTACGTCACTTTTCAAGTCCGCTAGAGAATACAATTTGCCAATTCCATCAAGCATGTGATCATCGTTGATGATCATAACACCTATAAATGTCATGATACCACGATCGTTTAAGTTTGAAGCTGGGAGAGAGGAGCAATTTTATCGTACAGAACCTCAACCCATTCGACTGCTCGTTAGGAATAATATCCACATTTAACCAACGAACTTTAAAACGATTCTAAATCGATTTCAGTCATCATCTGTAATTTGATTATTCTCACCAAAGGATGACATAACGTACAAACTTAAAGTGATAAAAATCCCTGATAATGATTATGTTGAATGAAAAACGACAGGGACGtaaactatataggcctataagctTCCAAAGCAATCATATGAAAGCATGATACTGTCACTTTAAATGGTTTACTTTGTCTATTTTAgttagtggtggtggtgggggggggggcggggattGGGAGAGGATATGGTTGTATAATACTTTAAGCACATGCTAAATAACTTCATATATTTTGCCCACAACTTGAACGCATTGGCTTCTAATCGCCCACGGTAAAATATACGCAAAGACATTTTCTCCCGACGACCGCATATATTTACAGTGCATAAAAAGTATGTATTGACTAGGCCTATACAAACTTAATGCTATGAAAAATGTTACTGACAACACGTTTGTCAACGTCAAGTCATTTTCATATTGCATTCGAACCTTTACGAACGAGTCGTTTACGAAACCGAATATGCCAAGGTTGAAAGAAGTATAGTTTTGCGTCGGTATTTGTTATCATGAATATTTTTGTAATTGCATGTCGCGATAGAATATGATACGATTGGGGAAAACGTTCTCGTTTGACTTTCTCGTTTGACTTAGACATAGCGGAAAACTCACACAGAGATTGTGCTTCAATGACAAAGACTAGGAAATaagtgaaaattaaaaaaatatatataaagaaacgCAACACTTtaatgggattcgaacccgggcctcccgctttacaTGCGGGGGTGGGAGGGCGGTATATCACATCCCTTCCTCTCCATTGCATCCTATATATCAAACGCAAGCTGTGACCCATGCGCATATTAGTTGAGCAAAGAGCATATTTGGAAAATGGTTGTACTGAGTAGGCTACGTGCTTGGCAAAAGCACACACCATACTTATCATATGAAAGTAAGTGATTTGCTTTTTACGCAGTGATGTGTAGTACAATGTCTTGTATCCGATAATGTTCGCTCATGTAGTCATCATATACAGCGATACTGGATATAATAAGGAAAACAATTGTGCCACAGGAGGCTATAACATTTGTTATACACGGGGATAGTATTGTGAAAATCTGTGACATTAAACTTCGTGAGGTGATCAATTTAAAGCAAAATTATTTTAAGATGTTGTACACAGGCTATACAAACACTAAGTATACATAGTCCAGGTTTTGTTTACCATTCTTATGGTTGCCGTGAGAATCGACCCTTTTAAAGGGTCAccaattaaagtggctggactgcttagtctaacacagagatCATTACGTCTGTAATAACGCATGCACGGTTGCCGCAGATATGCAACACAAACTCAAGAGCAAAACATCATCCCGAAGGAGTAAAACGGGAATAACTCAAGAAACCTGACTAACACTCGTGTTTTTCCTCTTGATCAAATTATGATATGTCAGCCAACGTCTCTTATGATGACACAGAAACCAACCCTCCACTTACACTGACGTGTTCCATTGGAAAACTCTCATATTAACTAAGGCCTGTTAAACACTATGACAAGCAATATTTTCATGGTCCACCGAAGTGGAATTTaatcacaaaagaaaaaagaagaaaaaacgtAGAGCAGGTGTTAGAGTGGGTGTGACCCTCTATATCTACCCCAGACTGGAACATTAGCTTATATAGGCTACAACATCGATCCCTACTGCTTACATACGCACTCTCCAATCCCTGAACCCATATTCCCAACCcaaagcaacccccccccccaaaaaaaaaaaacatacatatcCGTACCGTACCTCAGTTTGGAACATTTGCTTTGGCGAATCATAATCTGAAACTTCCCCCTACCACTTACAGTGTAAAGTGTTCCCTGCCCGGGATAAAATGCAttattaaaatgcatagctACATATTGAATCCCTATTACTTAGAAAATGGAGATATTTGTCATGCACACGGCGTGAAATACAGGGGAGCCGATCTACACCGTTGCACCGCCGCGGACTGTATAGAGGATTTTAAAAGCTCACGTAAATTTAACTGAGAATTCCCAAATCTATTCTTTATCAATCTCTTCCAGCTTCGGTGAGATTCGATTAGATTAACGCAATAACATCGACCACCAGATTACCCAGGCTTATAATTTACTACTATTATAACACTCCACGACCTTCGGCATCTTAATGAGTAACAGTATTTCCTGTTATCTTATCAATGACTAATTTTATTTTGCTTGCAAAGAGTCCGATAAATGAAGCTTCTTCGTCTCTTGGGGATGAGGACTAGGCCGCCTCAAAGTTGTAGCTCATTTACGGCCACAACTTCCCTACTGCTTACATACGCTTTCtgcaaatcccccccccccattcccaaCCCAAAccaaataccccccccccccccaaaaaaaaagaagaacatgcAGGCGTTCTAGAATGGAACGGATTAGTATATTGCGCGACTTTATGAACGTGCTGCTGGGTGTAACAGGAAAGTTGTTCTTCATTAGGGAaaagttgtttatttgtttttaccgACAATTATATTGGAGGGTGAAGCAACATAATTATATGCAGCTGTATATGGGCTTTGTGGCGTTGAAACACCTCTTGATTCGTTTCCCCTTACCAACCCCATTCCCGGTCCCCCGCCTGCCATATCCATATCGAAGTGCCACACATGACTGACTACTGGATCATAATACTGACTATCTCCGCCAAGCAGCTGAGATTCGCAAAATTGCGGGGAAGGACAAAGAATTGTCTGCTTCGATCCTTTGTTGTGAAACTTCCTGCTACAACTTATTCATGAAATATTATGTCTGTATCACTGTCCTGTCGTGTTTTTTTCCGTCTGTTGTTTATCTATGTGCGTTTAGGATTATATTCACTTAGAAGGCGACTTCACGTGTACAAAGAATTAACTATATTGATACCGAATGGTCTGCTTTTgagtcatattttgtttatatgcaTGATTAGCATATGTATTTTGGATGATCATATTTCAGGACTACATGGTGAACCCCTCTACCCATCCCATCGTCAGCATCTCAGCGTCAGCCAGCAACCTACCCAACAACCCAGCCCAGCACTCCAATAGTCACCCACTGCAGAGTACAATACGGAGGCATTCCTTCGAATAATTCTCACCCGAAATTTCATTTAACTAAAGCCGACCGAATTTACTGTATGCAgtgacaagggcgtaggaaccggggg carries:
- the LOC139961736 gene encoding zinc finger C3HC-type protein 1-like; this encodes MDVVERSKPRRIKALLSSFLRRDQEPEINSTSDPASHSESDAPSTPQESKVSVTITPLNRESFLQRVDSFSTSTWFAKPHSLSPLHCARYGWKNVDVDSLSCVSCKQVLYVSLPHPWQKEEYSLSCDKVKEKLISTHGNICPWPESPSPESFVKISMVHHKQQVALYHQRVSDLTNITKHLPRFDFSVLADQNEEDAFILKSLREYTMEKVESGENVDEDEWNMIILLALFGWQKSGDPSLPVVSCECCRKQAGLWNYTQRKADTDVKGEENVDEKQKEEDVEPPQKRIKKVNQSTFNPAVEHRPWCPWLLPSSTDQNLATQEDDNFKPAWQLLLDVLLSKANPSKFGTTSPLTNKTQTPPSSAWKAVRRIVSFWQSNETPQKAVPKT